The following coding sequences lie in one Pirellulales bacterium genomic window:
- the nuoF gene encoding NADH-quinone oxidoreductase subunit NuoF, with product MAKFEPVLLANIARPDSHTLRVYEETGGYQGMRRALTEMTSAAVIDVVKASNLRGRGGAGFPTGLKWTFLPKGHPGPIYMCINADESEPGTFNNRYLMELDPHQVLEGVILSSFATRATTAYIYIRYEYPLSYQRLQMAIDECYAAGLLGKNILGSDFSLDIYLHRGAAAYICGEETGLIESLEGKRAWPRIKPPFPAVEGLFHKPTVVNNIETVCCVKHIVDRGADWFKSIGVPADPNNPRDPGSYGPKLYCLSGHVNKPGCYEAPLGITCRQLIDEYGGGVWKGRRAKAAIPGGISMGLLTEAELDTPLDFAGPGRVGCLGLGTAAVVVMDDQTSMIDFLHNSCRFFAHESCGQCTPCREGTNWSLRMLERIKLGKGRLKDLELLLEIGDTIGIMPGTTICGLADGAAWPIKNAIRKFRGEFEDYIKRTNPHGYEQTAPATALPIVTAH from the coding sequence GTGGCGAAGTTCGAACCGGTGCTGCTGGCCAACATCGCGCGACCCGACAGCCACACGCTGCGCGTGTACGAGGAGACGGGGGGCTACCAGGGGATGCGCCGCGCGCTGACGGAGATGACCAGCGCCGCGGTGATCGACGTGGTGAAGGCGAGCAACCTGCGCGGGCGGGGCGGGGCGGGCTTTCCGACCGGGCTCAAGTGGACGTTCCTCCCCAAGGGACATCCCGGCCCGATCTACATGTGCATCAACGCCGACGAAAGCGAGCCGGGCACGTTCAACAATCGCTACCTGATGGAGCTTGATCCGCATCAGGTGCTGGAAGGGGTGATACTGAGTTCGTTCGCCACGCGGGCGACGACGGCATATATCTACATTCGCTACGAGTATCCGTTGTCGTACCAGCGCTTGCAGATGGCGATCGACGAGTGCTACGCGGCGGGGCTACTGGGCAAGAACATCCTAGGGAGCGATTTTTCGCTCGACATTTATTTGCATCGCGGAGCGGCGGCGTACATCTGCGGTGAAGAGACGGGCCTGATTGAAAGCCTGGAAGGCAAGCGAGCCTGGCCGCGCATCAAACCGCCGTTTCCGGCGGTCGAAGGCTTGTTCCACAAGCCGACGGTGGTCAACAACATTGAGACGGTCTGTTGCGTGAAGCACATCGTCGATCGGGGCGCCGACTGGTTCAAGTCGATCGGCGTGCCCGCCGATCCGAACAATCCGCGCGATCCGGGGAGCTATGGTCCCAAGCTGTATTGCTTGAGCGGCCACGTGAACAAGCCGGGTTGCTACGAGGCGCCGCTGGGGATCACCTGCCGACAACTCATCGACGAGTATGGGGGCGGGGTGTGGAAGGGACGGCGGGCCAAGGCCGCGATACCGGGGGGCATCAGCATGGGGCTGTTGACCGAGGCGGAGCTGGACACGCCGCTCGACTTTGCCGGGCCGGGGCGCGTGGGCTGCCTGGGGTTGGGCACGGCGGCGGTGGTGGTGATGGACGACCAGACCTCGATGATCGACTTTCTGCACAACAGTTGTCGCTTCTTCGCGCACGAAAGCTGTGGGCAGTGCACGCCTTGCCGCGAGGGGACCAACTGGTCGCTGCGGATGTTGGAGCGGATCAAGTTGGGCAAGGGGCGACTCAAGGATCTCGAACTGCTTTTGGAGATCGGCGACACGATCGGGATTATGCCGGGCACGACCATTTGCGGGCTGGCCGACGGCGCCGCGTGGCCGATCAAGAACGCGATCCGCAAGTTTCGCGGCGAGTTTGAAGACTACATCAAGCGCACCAATCCCCACGGCTACGAGCAAACGGCGCCGGCGACCGCGCTGCCAATCGTCACGGCGCACTAG
- a CDS encoding 2Fe-2S iron-sulfur cluster binding domain-containing protein, whose protein sequence is MGIVLVDGQEIEIGDQERLNGIQVARRAGVDIPRYCWHPGLTVVASCRMCLVETGTRNAETGAITMLPKLVPACQTPATPNTVFVTTSEKVKQARAIVEEDLLIDHPIDCPICDKAGECYLQDYHFEHGQSERRTDVRPFTSRRREMGPTVSLFVDRCVMCSRCVRFCREVAGSSELMVINRGAHEEIDVFPSFPLENKLAGNVVDLCPVGALGDKDFLYQQRVWFLKQHPGVCTGCSTGCSITVEENQDRVWRLKPRENPHVNQFWMCDEGRYGYHHVHSSERLIGVQALRGDQYAAVEWSDALLELVGQLKDAERLAVVLSPHLTVEEAYLLGKFARAVDANVTLALGPVPVVGDDERFKSGFTIRAEKAPNRRGVEEVIRHFAGDVLGWEDFTQSLAKEKFGAVWVTGGYPSAWIDDKTAARFAGVGLLIVQDMFDSPLWQRATLRLPGGAFAEREGSYVNYADRLQFAQWAVRPPAGARVEGSVYWQLLELGGLYKSRRVLDEIAATIPFFAAAAQGVPETGVDLKAAATPSTEAALSR, encoded by the coding sequence ATGGGCATCGTACTGGTAGACGGCCAAGAAATTGAAATCGGCGATCAGGAGCGCTTGAACGGCATTCAGGTCGCGCGGCGCGCCGGCGTGGACATACCGCGCTATTGCTGGCACCCCGGCCTGACCGTGGTGGCCAGTTGCCGTATGTGTCTGGTGGAGACCGGCACACGCAACGCGGAGACTGGCGCGATCACGATGTTGCCGAAACTGGTGCCCGCCTGCCAGACGCCGGCCACGCCGAACACGGTGTTCGTCACCACGAGCGAAAAGGTGAAGCAGGCGCGCGCGATCGTGGAAGAGGACCTGTTGATCGATCACCCGATCGACTGCCCCATCTGCGACAAGGCGGGGGAGTGTTACCTGCAAGACTATCACTTTGAGCATGGCCAATCGGAGCGACGAACCGACGTGCGGCCGTTCACCAGTCGGCGGCGCGAGATGGGGCCGACGGTCTCGTTGTTTGTCGATCGCTGCGTGATGTGCAGTCGCTGCGTGCGGTTCTGTCGCGAGGTGGCCGGCAGCAGCGAGTTGATGGTGATCAACCGCGGCGCGCACGAAGAGATCGACGTGTTCCCCAGCTTTCCGTTGGAAAACAAGTTGGCGGGGAACGTGGTCGATTTGTGCCCAGTGGGAGCGCTGGGCGACAAGGACTTTTTGTACCAGCAACGGGTGTGGTTCTTGAAGCAGCATCCGGGGGTCTGCACCGGTTGCTCCACCGGTTGCTCGATCACGGTGGAGGAGAACCAGGATCGGGTGTGGCGACTCAAGCCACGCGAGAATCCGCACGTCAACCAATTTTGGATGTGCGACGAGGGGCGCTACGGCTATCACCATGTCCACAGCAGCGAGCGATTGATCGGCGTGCAGGCGCTGCGCGGCGACCAATACGCAGCGGTGGAATGGTCCGACGCGCTGTTGGAGTTGGTGGGACAACTCAAAGACGCGGAGCGGCTGGCGGTCGTGCTGTCGCCGCATTTGACGGTGGAAGAAGCGTATCTGCTGGGCAAGTTTGCCCGGGCGGTGGACGCCAACGTCACGCTGGCGCTGGGGCCTGTGCCGGTGGTGGGAGACGACGAACGATTTAAGAGCGGTTTTACGATTCGCGCGGAGAAGGCGCCGAATCGGCGCGGCGTCGAGGAGGTGATTCGGCACTTCGCCGGCGACGTGCTGGGCTGGGAAGATTTCACGCAATCGCTGGCGAAGGAAAAATTTGGCGCGGTGTGGGTGACAGGGGGTTATCCCTCGGCCTGGATCGACGACAAGACTGCGGCGCGGTTTGCCGGCGTGGGGCTGTTGATCGTGCAAGACATGTTCGATTCGCCACTGTGGCAGCGGGCGACCCTGCGACTGCCGGGGGGCGCCTTCGCCGAGCGCGAGGGTTCGTATGTGAACTACGCGGATCGCTTGCAGTTTGCCCAATGGGCCGTGCGTCCGCCGGCCGGCGCCCGAGTGGAGGGGAGCGTGTATTGGCAACTGTTGGAGTTGGGGGGCCTTTACAAATCGCGGCGCGTGCTGGATGAGATCGCGGCGACGATTCCGTTCTTTGCCGCGGCGGCGCAAGGCGTGCCCGAGACCGGCGTTGATCTAAAGGCGGCGGCCACCCCCAGCACGGAGGCGGCGCTGAGCCGGTAG
- the nuoH gene encoding NADH-quinone oxidoreductase subunit NuoH — protein sequence MSISVEAIVKIALLCGGLMTAAAYLVLLERWIAAWVQDRKGPNRVGIPLTRIKLFGLGQPLADGLKFIFKEEYTPSHVDRWLYTLAPVSILAAALATFAVIPFGSYVPKFAGIDHQIPLVVAPGIDVALVYVFALSSMAVYGVILGGWASNNKYSFIGGLRSSAQLISYEVPLGLGILGVVLYSGSLRLDRIIEQQAAAGTWNIFVQPLGFLVFLIAAFAESARLPFDLPEAEQELIGGYHTEYSGMRLLLYLIAEFLHMVTAAVLITILFLGGWHFWFITGSEAAVTGWGQAILRVLVLLGKALGVIVFMMMVRWTWPRFRFDQLMNLAWKVMLPLGLVNLVVVAVLVELFMSGYLQGAGGAFWMIVAGWITLVASVAAAALAAPWFADNRPRLDLPASEDAYLLPR from the coding sequence ATGTCGATCTCGGTGGAAGCGATCGTGAAGATCGCGCTGCTGTGCGGTGGCCTGATGACCGCGGCGGCGTATCTGGTGCTGTTGGAGCGCTGGATCGCGGCGTGGGTGCAAGACCGCAAGGGACCGAACCGGGTGGGCATACCGCTGACCCGCATCAAACTGTTTGGCCTGGGTCAGCCGCTGGCGGACGGGCTCAAGTTCATCTTCAAAGAAGAGTACACGCCGAGTCACGTGGACCGGTGGCTCTACACGCTGGCGCCGGTTTCGATCTTGGCGGCGGCTTTGGCCACCTTCGCGGTGATTCCGTTTGGCAGCTACGTGCCGAAGTTCGCCGGCATCGATCATCAAATTCCGCTGGTGGTGGCGCCGGGCATCGACGTGGCGCTGGTGTACGTCTTCGCGCTGTCGAGCATGGCGGTGTATGGCGTGATTTTGGGGGGCTGGGCGAGCAACAACAAATACAGCTTCATCGGCGGGCTGCGTTCCAGCGCGCAGCTCATCTCCTACGAGGTGCCGCTGGGGCTAGGCATCCTCGGCGTGGTGCTGTACTCGGGCTCTTTGCGACTGGACCGCATCATCGAGCAGCAGGCGGCCGCCGGAACGTGGAACATCTTTGTGCAGCCGTTGGGCTTTTTGGTGTTTTTGATCGCGGCGTTCGCCGAGAGCGCGCGATTGCCGTTCGACCTGCCGGAAGCGGAGCAGGAACTGATCGGCGGCTATCACACCGAGTACTCCGGGATGCGGCTGCTTTTGTATCTCATCGCCGAGTTCCTGCACATGGTGACGGCGGCGGTGCTGATCACGATCTTGTTTTTAGGCGGGTGGCATTTTTGGTTCATCACCGGCAGCGAGGCGGCGGTGACCGGCTGGGGGCAGGCGATCTTGCGGGTGCTGGTGCTGTTGGGCAAGGCGCTGGGCGTGATCGTGTTCATGATGATGGTCCGCTGGACCTGGCCCCGATTTCGCTTTGATCAGCTCATGAACCTGGCCTGGAAGGTGATGCTGCCGCTGGGGCTGGTGAATCTGGTGGTGGTCGCCGTACTGGTCGAACTGTTCATGTCGGGCTACCTGCAAGGCGCCGGTGGCGCGTTTTGGATGATTGTGGCCGGGTGGATCACGCTGGTCGCCTCGGTGGCGGCCGCCGCGCTGGCCGCGCCGTGGTTCGCCGACAACCGTCCGCGGCTTGATCTGCCCGCCTCGGAAGACGCCTACCTGTTGCCGCGCTAA
- a CDS encoding NADH-quinone oxidoreductase subunit I: MKSNDPAITWVPEPKLGLAGKMYLPLVVQGLTVTTKHLFSPKMTVSFPEERPTIGNPLIYRGVHRLNKDEQGRVKCVACFLCATACPAHCIDIIGAESPWPDREKYPESFSIDELRCIFCGMCEEACPVDAIELTSLFDLTGRSREEMIFDKEKLLSVYDQTKDAEPSPMEREAAAR, encoded by the coding sequence GTGAAATCGAACGACCCCGCCATCACCTGGGTGCCGGAGCCAAAGCTGGGGCTGGCGGGCAAGATGTATTTGCCGCTGGTGGTGCAAGGGCTGACGGTGACCACCAAGCATTTGTTTTCGCCGAAGATGACGGTGAGCTTTCCGGAGGAACGGCCGACGATCGGCAATCCGCTGATCTATCGGGGGGTGCACCGGTTGAACAAAGACGAGCAGGGGCGGGTAAAGTGCGTGGCGTGCTTCTTGTGCGCGACGGCTTGCCCGGCGCATTGCATCGACATTATTGGCGCGGAGAGCCCTTGGCCGGATCGGGAGAAGTACCCGGAGAGCTTTTCGATCGACGAGCTGCGCTGCATCTTTTGCGGGATGTGCGAAGAGGCGTGTCCGGTGGACGCGATTGAATTGACGAGCCTGTTCGACCTGACGGGGCGGAGTCGCGAGGAGATGATCTTCGACAAGGAAAAGCTGCTCAGCGTGTACGACCAGACCAAGGACGCGGAGCCGAGCCCCATGGAACGAGAGGCGGCCGCGCGATGA
- a CDS encoding NADH-quinone oxidoreductase subunit J has protein sequence MNLSDVTTDQWIFLAAAFCGGWGLWLMLPRRGQRGRALGAVLGVVMLGLLMSRIDRLGDWLTDSVFLVLAAVTLLSAGATITFRNPVYCAIWFALTLLGVSGLLFLQGAQFLGVATLTVYAGAILVMFLFVLMFANPSGRDYYDRMSWEPWLAAPAAAVIVVALTVVVVRTLTRDEAPAAGSPIAATQITAAAREAEILAGEHMAHLGRRLFSQYLVAIEIAGTLLLVALVGAVAIVMQDKSSKHARREARHG, from the coding sequence ATGAATTTGAGCGACGTGACAACCGATCAATGGATTTTTCTGGCGGCCGCGTTTTGCGGCGGTTGGGGACTGTGGCTGATGCTGCCGCGGCGCGGCCAGCGCGGCCGAGCGTTGGGGGCGGTGCTGGGCGTGGTGATGCTGGGGCTGCTCATGTCGCGGATCGACCGCCTGGGGGACTGGCTCACCGACAGCGTGTTTCTGGTGCTGGCGGCGGTGACGTTGCTCTCGGCGGGGGCGACGATCACGTTTCGCAATCCGGTGTATTGCGCCATCTGGTTCGCGCTGACGCTGTTGGGCGTCTCGGGGCTGTTGTTTTTGCAGGGAGCGCAGTTCTTGGGCGTGGCGACGCTGACGGTGTACGCCGGCGCGATTTTGGTGATGTTTTTGTTCGTGCTGATGTTCGCCAACCCCAGTGGGCGCGATTACTACGATCGGATGAGTTGGGAGCCGTGGCTGGCGGCGCCGGCCGCCGCGGTGATTGTGGTGGCGTTGACCGTGGTGGTGGTGCGCACGCTGACGCGCGACGAGGCGCCGGCGGCCGGGTCGCCGATCGCGGCGACGCAAATCACCGCCGCGGCGCGCGAGGCGGAGATTTTGGCGGGCGAACACATGGCGCACCTGGGGCGCCGGCTGTTCAGCCAGTATCTGGTGGCGATTGAGATCGCCGGCACGCTGCTGTTGGTGGCGCTGGTCGGCGCGGTGGCGATCGTGATGCAAGACAAGTCAAGCAAACACGCCCGACGCGAGGCGCGCCATGGTTGA
- the nuoK gene encoding NADH-quinone oxidoreductase subunit NuoK, protein MVEEALLQNYLVVGAVLFGLGLLGLLTRRNMIVMFLAAEMMLQGVSVSLAAWGRYHNDWGGQILVIFILTVAACEAAIALALVMGLYRARGTLDMVVWQSLREDNQPLYVDEQLPETTLETHAWPQLTPAGVEPALPEIDTNYRMRV, encoded by the coding sequence ATGGTTGAAGAAGCGCTGTTGCAAAACTATTTGGTCGTGGGCGCCGTGCTGTTTGGGCTGGGCCTGTTGGGCCTGCTGACGCGGCGGAACATGATTGTGATGTTCCTGGCGGCGGAAATGATGCTGCAAGGGGTGTCGGTGAGTCTGGCCGCATGGGGCCGGTATCACAACGATTGGGGCGGCCAGATCCTGGTGATCTTCATACTCACCGTGGCGGCGTGCGAGGCGGCGATCGCGCTGGCGCTGGTGATGGGACTGTATCGGGCGCGGGGCACGCTGGACATGGTGGTTTGGCAAAGCTTGCGCGAAGACAACCAGCCGCTGTACGTGGATGAACAGTTGCCCGAGACGACGTTGGAAACCCACGCGTGGCCGCAACTAACGCCGGCGGGGGTGGAGCCGGCATTGCCGGAGATCGACACAAATTATCGGATGCGCGTTTAG
- the nuoL gene encoding NADH-quinone oxidoreductase subunit L, producing MEERIDLLMVLIPALPLAATVITAALGRYVLRELSHWPVLLATVTAFALSLVLLYDVRTAASAAAEGAATHAPEGDGAHGPADAAQSTNRKSVGWEHVRNLWTWASVDDAYTGLDVKLPHEQTPSGAVLVGNPDTQGFDFRIDVALRADPLTSIMLSMVTLVSSLVVIYAIGYMHGDPGYWRFFTYVSLFIFSMTMLVSASNFVLLYAFWEAVGLCSYLLVGFWYEKRAAAAAGMKAFLVNRVGDFCFVLGLFLMWTTYGTLNYHDVTTPDGAVQVSGVLGQSRLLADPADAYVGGGVGLAICLLLLAGACGKSAQFPLHVWLPDAMEGPTPVSALIHAATMVTAGVYMVTRCAPLYLSAPESYYVVAAIGAFTALFSAIIAVTQTDLKRVLAYSTISQLGYMFVGLGVGTLAGITAGMFHLFTHAFFKALLFLAAGSVMHAMGGVIDMRSFSGLRRKLPITHATFLIGALALAGFFPLAGFWSKDAILGAALDRSREGDGAALYQWVYYAGLFTAALTSFYTFRAFFMTFYGPERIPHEAGHHAHESPLVMTGPLVILSAFALGVGAWFEYTHGFANFLALAPSMAYGPLVPHGSHHFHLDVATISMIIAVLGFIGAWYLYLGDQREIDFLTRLMQPVYRLSSGKFFFDPIYNALIIWPARTLATFLSWLDWHLVDAIVNAVGWLAPAAGSLLRTLENGVLHFYALAMMLALAILLLGVVIL from the coding sequence ATGGAAGAACGCATTGATTTGCTGATGGTCTTGATCCCGGCGCTGCCGCTGGCGGCGACGGTCATCACGGCCGCGCTGGGTCGCTATGTGCTGCGGGAGTTGAGTCACTGGCCAGTGCTGTTGGCCACGGTGACGGCGTTCGCGCTCAGCTTGGTGCTTTTGTACGACGTGCGGACCGCGGCCAGCGCGGCAGCGGAAGGGGCTGCGACTCACGCGCCGGAAGGCGACGGCGCGCACGGGCCAGCGGACGCGGCGCAATCGACGAACCGCAAGAGCGTGGGCTGGGAGCATGTGCGCAATCTGTGGACCTGGGCCAGCGTGGACGACGCTTACACCGGCTTGGACGTAAAGTTGCCGCACGAGCAGACACCCAGCGGCGCGGTGCTGGTGGGCAACCCCGACACGCAAGGATTTGATTTTCGGATCGACGTGGCGCTGCGGGCCGATCCGTTGACCTCGATCATGCTGTCGATGGTCACCTTGGTGTCGTCGTTGGTGGTGATTTACGCGATTGGTTACATGCACGGCGATCCGGGGTATTGGCGCTTCTTCACGTACGTGTCGCTGTTCATCTTCTCGATGACGATGTTGGTGTCGGCGAGCAACTTTGTGTTGCTGTACGCGTTTTGGGAAGCGGTGGGGCTATGCAGTTATCTGTTGGTCGGCTTTTGGTATGAGAAGCGCGCGGCTGCCGCCGCGGGTATGAAGGCGTTTCTGGTCAATCGCGTGGGCGATTTTTGTTTCGTGCTCGGGTTGTTCCTGATGTGGACCACCTATGGCACGCTGAACTACCACGACGTGACCACCCCGGACGGCGCGGTGCAGGTCTCTGGCGTCTTGGGGCAAAGCCGGTTGCTGGCCGACCCGGCCGACGCCTATGTGGGGGGGGGTGTGGGACTGGCGATTTGCCTGCTGCTGCTGGCGGGCGCATGTGGCAAGAGCGCGCAGTTTCCGCTGCACGTGTGGCTGCCCGACGCGATGGAAGGCCCCACTCCGGTGAGCGCGCTGATTCATGCGGCGACGATGGTGACGGCGGGGGTGTACATGGTGACGCGCTGCGCGCCGTTGTACTTGAGCGCGCCGGAGTCGTATTACGTGGTGGCGGCGATCGGCGCGTTCACGGCGCTGTTTTCGGCGATCATCGCCGTCACGCAGACTGATCTGAAGCGAGTGCTGGCTTATTCAACCATCAGTCAACTCGGTTACATGTTCGTGGGCCTGGGGGTAGGGACGCTGGCAGGGATCACGGCGGGCATGTTCCACCTGTTCACGCACGCGTTCTTCAAGGCGTTGTTGTTTTTGGCCGCGGGGAGCGTGATGCACGCCATGGGGGGCGTGATCGACATGCGCAGCTTCAGCGGCCTGCGGCGCAAGTTGCCGATCACGCACGCGACGTTTTTGATTGGCGCCTTGGCGCTGGCGGGGTTCTTTCCGCTGGCCGGCTTCTGGAGCAAGGACGCCATCCTCGGCGCCGCGCTCGACCGCTCGCGCGAGGGGGACGGCGCCGCGCTGTATCAATGGGTTTACTACGCCGGCCTGTTCACCGCCGCGCTAACTTCGTTCTACACCTTTCGCGCTTTCTTCATGACGTTCTACGGGCCGGAGCGCATCCCGCACGAGGCGGGGCATCACGCCCACGAATCGCCGCTGGTGATGACCGGGCCGCTGGTGATTTTGTCGGCGTTCGCGCTGGGCGTGGGCGCGTGGTTCGAGTACACCCACGGCTTCGCCAATTTTCTGGCGCTGGCGCCAAGCATGGCCTACGGGCCTTTGGTTCCGCACGGATCGCATCACTTCCATCTGGATGTCGCCACGATCAGCATGATTATCGCGGTGCTCGGCTTCATTGGCGCCTGGTACTTGTATCTGGGGGATCAGCGCGAGATCGATTTCCTCACGCGGCTGATGCAGCCGGTTTACCGGTTGTCGAGCGGCAAGTTCTTTTTCGATCCGATTTACAACGCGCTGATCATTTGGCCGGCGCGCACGCTGGCGACGTTTCTGTCGTGGCTCGACTGGCATCTGGTCGACGCCATTGTGAACGCCGTGGGTTGGTTGGCGCCGGCGGCGGGATCGCTGTTGCGGACGCTGGAAAACGGCGTGCTGCACTTTTACGCGCTGGCGATGATGCTGGCGCTGGCGATCTTGTTGCTTGGCGTGGTGATTTTGTAA